The genomic DNA GTTCCGGATATGCCGAACCGGACCAAATCAGATCGAAGAATGCTACGAAAGGGTTGAGTTGCTTCGCCGCAGTGTGAAGGCTAAAGACCTCGACGCCGTCAAAACTCGCGTTCCATGATCTTAATTTCTCAGGATAGGTCACCAGCACAAGCCGGTTTTCGGCATGGAGTTTTTCAATGACCTGTTCGGTCGGCATTCGGGCAAGTCCCGGTGCGTCCGCACTGCCCGGTATCATCAGAAAGCGGTCGGCGTCGCTCGTGTCGATCTCATTGCCGCCGATGAACAGCGTTTTTCCGAAGGTGCCGTTCAGAGTCAGTGACGACGTGTCATAATTCGGCGAAAAGTGCTCGGTCATCAGGACAAAGTCGAGACCGTTCAAGTTTGCCGCTTCTATCAGTTCATCAAATCCCCCGTGCTATGACCTCCAAGGCTGGTATGAGCGTGAATGATGCCCTTGTACTCAGCGAAATTTGAGTTTGCCGGTTTCGGAGTATTTTGAGAAACAGCAGCTATCTCATCGATCTTTTCGCGAAGTTGGCCGAACTTGTATCGTCGGTAAACAAACGGGGCCTGTATCGCGATCAGCGATAGAAATAAAATGATTACGATCTTTTTCAGTACCTTCATTTGCTATTTTTCCAGCTGACCATTGTCACAAATGATCATGACAGAAAATCAACCGACACAACGCGGTCGGCGATCTCACGGCCCAAGGCCGCGACCTCTTGGTGATCAGGATGAACGGTGTACCGATCGAGCGCCTCACGGTCGGCAAATGTTGAGACAAGTCCGGTATCGTACGAGCGTTCAAGTTGCAGGATGTCCTCACCGACATTGAGATCGATGATCTCAGGTATCACCCCGACAAGTGCCAGCAGCCGGGCACGATGTTCGTTTCGGCTCGCTTCGCCAGTCTCCGGTTTATATTTCCAGCAAACTATATGGGTCAACATCATTCTATTTTCTCATAAACGGTTGAGAATTCTCACTTTCTGTACCGCTTCGCTGAAACTGTTGCGAAAAAATCTGCGAATAGTAAAGTAAGCTTATGTACGAGAATTATGTAAAACCTATTGAGACAATTGCCGCAACCATGCTTGACGGCGTTTCAGGGCTATTGAATTATGGCGGCAGCGGGCTTCGCGATGCTCCATCCGACGGGCGCGTGAAACTCCCCGACGACCTATTTGCAAAGCCCGATGTGCAGACCGAATGGTGGTATTACACGGGACATTGTAAGAGTGAGCAGGGTCGGGAATTTGGTTTTGAACTGGTCTTTTTCAAACGCCGCACCGACCTGGACCGTATCGGCATTGTGCCGATGACGGTGCTTGCAAATCCGATGTATTTTGCGCACTTTGCGATCTCGGATCTGAGCGATAAGAGGTTTCGCTACGAGCATAAGAGGAGTTTCAATATGCCGTTCGACGTGCCGGTATCTATGAGCGAAACGGCGTGTGACGTGCGTTTAGGCGACTGGTCACTGCGTGAGGTCGCGGGCAAACACATTCTGCACGCCACGCTCGAAGGCGGATTTGTTTTCGACGCCGTCCTTGATCAAGGCAAACCGCTCGTACTTAATGGTGAAGGCGGAAACGGCATCAGCCGCAAGAAAAATGGGGCTTCCAATCATTTTTCGTTCACACGAATGAAGGTCGATGGACAGATCGCTCGTGAGACGGGAATTGAAAAATTCACCGGAACAGCCTGGATGGACCGTGAATTTGGCATTTGGGAACAAGGGTATTGGGATTGGTTCAGCATTCAGTTTGATGATGAGACGGAACTGATGATCTATCAATTCCGCGGCGAATCCGGCGAAATGAACGGCGAAGCGACCGGTACATTCGTCGAACAGGACGGCACCTGCAAGTATTTGGAAAGAAAAGATTTTGAGATCGAGATCCTTTCAACCTGGACGAGCCGAAATACAAATGCCGAATACCCGAGCCGTTGGCGGGTCCGTGTCGAACGCTTCGGAATTGATATCGAGATCAAGCCGTTGATCGCAGATCAGGAGCTCGACACCCGCGGTTCGACGATGATCGTTTATTGGGAAGGAGCCTGCAAAGTAGCCGGAAAAAGAAACGAAAGTTCGGTCGAGGGACGAGCATATGTCGAACTCGTGGGTTACGACCGTTCCCATGAAAATATAGGTTTTAGCGATTTTATGTTCGGCGGTCCGATCAGCCGGATCACCAACATATTTGGTTAGTATTCACCTTCGCACCACTTCTTGGTCACGTCGTGGCGGTAGGCGAACATCTTCTCCAGCTTCGGCACGACTGCAAATGGTGCCGCGATCACCCCCAGAAACCAAAAGGGCGGATCGTATTCGATCTCGTCGCGGAGGATTGCTCCGCCCGGATGCGGCTCGACAATATGGCGGTGCCGCCATTTTGCGAAAGGGCCGCTGACCTGAATATCTTCAAACATCCGCGGCGGATCATATGCCGTGTGTTCCGCAACCCAACGCGTGGTTATCAATCCAAATAGCTTCGTGTCAATTATTGCCTGCGACCCAATGACCGATATGTTGGCCTTTTGAATGATCTTTGCGTCTTCCCACGGCGGTACCAGACGCGAGAATGCATCTGGCAATTCGTGAAAAGCAAATACCCTTTCGGGCGTCGCGTTGATGACGGTCTCTTTTACAAACTTCATTGCATCTAACGATAGCATACGCAATACAGGTACTACCTTTGAATCATCAGCCGGAAACTGGTTTAATACCTCAATTCACATGAGCGAAACAGCAGGCGATCTCGGCGCGTTCTATAACGATCAGATAACCAAAAGAATGATCTGGAAGGTCATAGGCGCTTCGGCTGTCGGCACCATGATCGAGTGGTACGATTTTTATATCTTCGGCAGCCTTGCCGGAATCATCGCACCGCTGTTCTATCCGCCGGGGAACGATACGTTCGCGTATATCGCCTATTTGGCGACCTTTGCGGTAGGATTTGTCGTAAGGCCGTTCGGAGCGTTGTTTTTCGGGCGGATCGGCGATATTGTTGGGCGAAAATACGCGTTTCTCGTGACGCTGCTGATAATGGGCGGAGCGACGGCGGTGATCGGATTTTTGCCGACGTATTCGCAGATCGGCATTGCGGCACCCATCATTTTGCTGCTCATCCGCGTTTTGCAAGGCCTCGCACTCGGCGGCGAATACGGCGGAGCGGCTGTCTATGTAGCCGAACACGTGCCCGATAACAGACGCGGATTTTACACCTCGTTTATTCAAATTACTGCGACGTTGGGGCTGTTTCTATCCCTCGCCGTCATTTTGACTGTGCAGAATATGATGTCACCGGAGCAATTTGCCGGCAAGGCAGACGGCATTAGCGGTTGGCGGATACCTTTCCTGATCTCCATTCTTCTCGTAGGTGTGTCGCTCTACATTCGCCTCCGAATGAAGGAATCACCGATCTTTGAACAGGTCAAAACGGCTGGTATGACCTCAACGAATCCGCTAGTCGAGGCCTTTACGAAGTGGAAAAATCTCAAGATCGTCCTCATCTCGCTATTTGGGGCGACCGCCGGACAGGGAGTGGTTTGGTACACCGGGCAGTTTTATGCTCTGTTTTACCTGCAGAAGATACTAAACGTCGATGCGACGTCCGCAAACTACATCATCGCCGTTGCTCTACTTCTCGGAATGCCTTTATTTGTTGTTTTCGGAGCACTCAGCGATCGGATCGGCCGGAAATGGATAATCATGGCCGGCTTGCTGCTGGCAGTGTTTACTTATCTGCCGATCTATCACGCGATGCAGTCGGCGGCCGGTTCCAATATCGAAACGGCGACTTCGCAGACAAATCCGGCGACCGGCGAAAAATCGCTCACGCCGCTCGCACGTAATAACGAAGGTGTATTGGTTCCGGCACCAAAGGTCCTAGTTTATACCTCTTTCAGCGATCTGATGTCGAATATAACAGCATGGATGCTGATCTTGCTCGTCTTTATCCAAGTCATCTGGGTGACTATGGTTTACGGCCCGATCGCCGCGTATCTGGTCGAGGCTTTTCCGGCGAAGATCCGCTATACGGCACTCTCCCTGCCGTATCATATCGGCAATGGCGTGTTCGGCGGCTTGCTGCCGCTGATCGGCGTTTCGGTGATCGCTCAGACCGGAAACATCTACGCGGGGCTTTATTATCCTATGGCGATCGCGGCGATCACGCTAATTGTTGGTACGATCTTTCTCAAAGAAACTCACGGACATAAGATCTGGGCCGAGGTTGAGAACAAGGGATCTTAGTGTTTGGCGGTAGACTTTTTTGGCGCCCATGCCTTGAGAAACTCAGTGAATTTCGCAAGGTCGTAGTACTTGCCGGACTCCAGAGGTGATGTATCCTGCGAATGGATCATATTGCCCTTATCGTCCAGAACGTAAAGATGCGGATAGCCGCTAGGTTCAGGATAGGTCGACAAAAAGGCCGAATTTTCGTTTTCCGGGCTCATGTTTACTTTCATCCAAACATAGTTATCATCGCGGAGTTTGGCGAGTTCAGGGTTCTGATAGAAGAACTTGTCCATGTACACACACCAGCCGCACCATTCGCCGCCGACATCGAGGATAATGCGTTTGTTTTCTTTGGCCGCGGAGATAATCGCGGCGGCAAGATCGGCTGTTGGGTCGCGAAGCGGGTCAAATTTTTCGCGGACAAATGGCGATGCGGTTGGCCTTACCGTTGGTTTTACCACCTTTGGCTTCGCAACGGGACGTTTGACCACCTTTTTTTGGCCGTAAACCGCAAGGTTTGCCGCGATCGCAACCACCATGATGAGCAGGAGTTTTTTCATATAATTCAGGCCAATTTCTCTAACCTTTCATTGAGAATATTCCAGACCTTTGTTAGATGCCGCTCTTCTACGCGGATGCTGCCTACTGATAATCGCAGAGTGTATTTTCCGTTTAGTTTTGTATGCGAAAGGTAAGCTTCGCCTGAGGCGTTGATGTCGTTCATGATCTTCTCGTTCAGGGCATTTAGGTCTTCGACACTGTCAGGACAAGCCCGAAAGCAGACAAGCGCAAATGGCACGGGCGCGAGGAGTTCCCATTTGCCGCTTTCTTCGACCCAAGAGGCGAAAAGACGTGCGAGGCGGCAGTGTTCTCGAAGCCTTGCAATTAGGCCTTCGCGGCCAAAATAGCGGATGACGAACCATAACTTCAACGCTCTAAACCTGCGTCCTAGCTGGATGCCGTAGTCCATACCGTTCTTTACCGTCTGTTCGTCGCTGGTCTTGAGATACTCGGCAACGAGCGAGAAGGCCTCCTTTAGCTCGCTCAAGTCTTTGCAATAAAGCACTGACAGATCGAAGGGCGTAAACAGCCATTTGTGCGGATTTACGACGATCGAATCGGCACGTTCCCAACCGGCAAACAGCGGCTGCATCTCAGGCACGATCGCGGTCGAACCTGCGTATGCCGTATCGACGTGGAGCCAAATACCGTATTTTTCGCAGATGTCGGCGATCGCGTCGACCGGATCGATGCTTGAGGTCGAGGTCGTCCCGATGGTTGGGATAACGCAGATCGGTTTGAATCCTGCCGCGATGTCCTGGTCTATTGCCTCCGCCAATTTTTCGGGGATCATCTCGAACCGTTCGTTGCATTCGATCTTTCGTAAGGATCGCAGGCCGAGGCCGAGGGTGATGACGCCTTTGTCGATCGATGAATGTACGTGTTCGCTGGCATAGAGACGCAGCAGCGGAACGTCGCTGCGGCCGCTCATACCTTTGTCGCGAATATTAAACCCGGCCTTTTCGCGAGCCGCCGCGATGGCATGCATGGTCGAGACCGATGCGGTGTCGTAGATGATGCCCTCGAAATCTGCAGGCAGTGCCATCATCTGGCGGAGCCAGTCGAGCACGACGTCTTCGAGCTCGGTCGATGCCGGCGATGTCCGCCATAGCATTGCTTTCATATCGAAGGCCGCCGTAAACATCTCGCCGAAAACCCCGACGCTGCTGGTCGAAGTCGAAAACAGGCCATGGAAGTTCGGATGGTTCCAATGCGTGACGGCTGGCATTATCAAGCGGTCAACATCGCCGAGTATCTCGCCAAAATCTTCACCTGCTTCAGGTGCAGACGCGGGCAGATTGCTCTTGAGCCAATCGGGCTCGACTTGCGAAAGTACCGGATAATTTTCCATCGAATCGAAATAGTCGGCGAGCTGGTCGATGATCTGATAGCCGAACTTTCGAAAGTCTGCGGTCGGCATATCGCCGAATTTTTCTGATCTTTCACTCATGATGGCTCTAAGTTACCATACGCGAAAAACAAGCTGAAATTTACGAATCCGAACGTTTTTGGGGGAAAACCAAAAATGTGATCTCCGCCGCGCGTTCGAATTGTGGTACGTACCACAATTTGATCAGCAAAATTGATGAAAATGCCGTAAAAATGCGTTCTGCCACAGTCTTTAAGGGGCTTGGCGACAATGTTTTAGGGGGCTTGCGACAGTAAAAAACGGGGTCAGCGACAATAAAAACGGCCCTTGCGACAATACATTTTTGAAGGAAACAGACTGTCGCAATACCATCTATTGGCGAAATTGTTGGGCAGCGGCGTTTTTAGCTGCGTCAGATGACAATGATGAGATCGATGAGTTTTACGGATGCGACGAATGTGATAAATGCTTAGTAACAACCCAATATTCATTACGCGAAAGCCCATTTGAGGGCGACAATTGCAGTTCACCGCGGCAAAAATAAGCGATCCGATTACGGCGACGTGGTCGAATTGGTCTAATATCTTGTCAACGTTAATTTCGGCCGTAATTCAGAGAGAATAGATCCAATATGAAAAGCATGAAACACACCGTACGGCGGTCAAGGAAGTTCAATATTTCGATCGCATTTGGCCTATGCATATTACTTGGCAATTCGGGTTTGGCGTTCGCCTGGAAACCGACGACGCATGTCTATCTTGCCGAAGTAGCCCTTGCGGACGCGATCGATGATGGAATGGTGACGATCGAGCGGCTTGATCCGGCGACTGGCAAAGTTGTCGGTGTCCTAGGCAAATATGCAGTCGATGCGGCGGTGCTCGATGCTCTGAAGAAAAATCCCGACCAGTATCGTGCCGGCGTACTTGGGCCGGATGCATATCCCGACATTCTGACGGGCCAGCAGGTGATACATCCGCCGACAAATCCGGACGGCTCGAACCGCTGGCTCGAATATCTGTGGTCAAATTCGGACGGTTCGCCGGCGATCAAGGCGTTCGCCGTTGGTTATCTGACGCATGCCGCAGGCGATATGTTCGGGCATACGTTCATCAACAATTTCACCGGCGGTGCTTTTACGTTCAAGCCGCCCGAGAATGCAAAGAAACACATACTGCTCGAAAGCTACGTGGGCAAACGCGTGCCCGATCCGACATTTGGTGCAAGCATCGCCAGTGTCGAGGACTTTGTCTATCAAAAATTGGTCGACGCACGGCCGGGCACTTATCTTGATAAGGAACTGCTGATAAAGGACGGCGTGGGCACTGACGCCTCGATACCGCGTGTTTATTCGACGCTGCGAGCAGAGCTTGAGGCAGATGTCGTTAAACTTATTGCTGACGCTGAGAAATGTAAGCCGTGGGACCCGAAATGCAGTGCCGTGCTTAACAGAGCCGAAGCAAAATACAAAAAGGCTTGGATCAAAGACATCGACGCCGGGCTAAAGGCTTGGGTCACGACCAGCGACCTCGCCGCAAAGGCACTTTTCTTCAATCCTGAGAAAAAGACGGACGTCGATAAGGCACAGGCGATATTCGACGACTATGTAAATCGTCATCTGATCTCAATGTCGGGCCCGCCGGATGAGGTCGGCGATCTCAGACGCCTGAGCGGCAAATTTGGCGATGTGATCGCAAAGGCGATCCCCGACGAACTCGTAGAACCGATACGAAAATTCAAACAGAACCTGTACGACGTGGTGATCAAGCGTGCGACCGGTATGACCAGCGAAGAGCTAAAGCGTTATTCGACCGAACCCGAGACCTATTTCGACACCGAAATGACAAAGGGACAGGGGCAGTTGATCGACCGAAACAAGTTTGACAAAGAAATGATCTTTATACAGCCCTCCGACAAAACTATCGACTACCGGAGCGTCGGAGCCGCCTACAATACCGCGGTGATGAGTAAACTTTGCTGATCAGCAAAGACAGCGTCAATAAATTGTTGACCGATCTCGGCAGCAGCGACCGCCTCGAAAAGCCCGATATCATGCTCGGCTTCCTCAAAACCCTCGACGGCGACAACCAACAGGCAGGAATGATCCTGGGGCGTGACTGCAGCAAATACCGTCAGGTGTTCATGAGTTTTGCGGGAGAAAAGGTCTGTCCGAAAATTCAGTGATCACGCAATGAGATCAAAGATCGTGTCAGTCATAACTGGGATATCAATTCTGGCGTCAGTCGCATTTGTCGCGTTTGTATATGACAAGTGTAACTACATTACCGATGTTGTGTTGGCAGACGAAATAACCGTTGGACCCGAATGGCAAACTATCGAACTAAGAAGGCCTATCCTGATCAGTCAGGATGTCAATAAACTCAATATCGACCCGGCACCGCCGTTCGAACACCTGGTCGGCAATAAATTCATCTCTGGTCCGAGCGGAATCGAGTTCCTGCCCGAGGTTGAGGCTGTAACGAGCAA from Acidobacteriota bacterium includes the following:
- a CDS encoding Dabb family protein, whose protein sequence is MMLTHIVCWKYKPETGEASRNEHRARLLALVGVIPEIIDLNVGEDILQLERSYDTGLVSTFADREALDRYTVHPDHQEVAALGREIADRVVSVDFLS
- a CDS encoding MHS family MFS transporter, whose translation is MSETAGDLGAFYNDQITKRMIWKVIGASAVGTMIEWYDFYIFGSLAGIIAPLFYPPGNDTFAYIAYLATFAVGFVVRPFGALFFGRIGDIVGRKYAFLVTLLIMGGATAVIGFLPTYSQIGIAAPIILLLIRVLQGLALGGEYGGAAVYVAEHVPDNRRGFYTSFIQITATLGLFLSLAVILTVQNMMSPEQFAGKADGISGWRIPFLISILLVGVSLYIRLRMKESPIFEQVKTAGMTSTNPLVEAFTKWKNLKIVLISLFGATAGQGVVWYTGQFYALFYLQKILNVDATSANYIIAVALLLGMPLFVVFGALSDRIGRKWIIMAGLLLAVFTYLPIYHAMQSAAGSNIETATSQTNPATGEKSLTPLARNNEGVLVPAPKVLVYTSFSDLMSNITAWMLILLVFIQVIWVTMVYGPIAAYLVEAFPAKIRYTALSLPYHIGNGVFGGLLPLIGVSVIAQTGNIYAGLYYPMAIAAITLIVGTIFLKETHGHKIWAEVENKGS
- a CDS encoding thioredoxin family protein, yielding MKKLLLIMVVAIAANLAVYGQKKVVKRPVAKPKVVKPTVRPTASPFVREKFDPLRDPTADLAAAIISAAKENKRIILDVGGEWCGWCVYMDKFFYQNPELAKLRDDNYVWMKVNMSPENENSAFLSTYPEPSGYPHLYVLDDKGNMIHSQDTSPLESGKYYDLAKFTEFLKAWAPKKSTAKH
- a CDS encoding amino acid decarboxylase, yielding MSERSEKFGDMPTADFRKFGYQIIDQLADYFDSMENYPVLSQVEPDWLKSNLPASAPEAGEDFGEILGDVDRLIMPAVTHWNHPNFHGLFSTSTSSVGVFGEMFTAAFDMKAMLWRTSPASTELEDVVLDWLRQMMALPADFEGIIYDTASVSTMHAIAAAREKAGFNIRDKGMSGRSDVPLLRLYASEHVHSSIDKGVITLGLGLRSLRKIECNERFEMIPEKLAEAIDQDIAAGFKPICVIPTIGTTSTSSIDPVDAIADICEKYGIWLHVDTAYAGSTAIVPEMQPLFAGWERADSIVVNPHKWLFTPFDLSVLYCKDLSELKEAFSLVAEYLKTSDEQTVKNGMDYGIQLGRRFRALKLWFVIRYFGREGLIARLREHCRLARLFASWVEESGKWELLAPVPFALVCFRACPDSVEDLNALNEKIMNDINASGEAYLSHTKLNGKYTLRLSVGSIRVEERHLTKVWNILNERLEKLA
- a CDS encoding SRPBCC family protein, giving the protein MKFVKETVINATPERVFAFHELPDAFSRLVPPWEDAKIIQKANISVIGSQAIIDTKLFGLITTRWVAEHTAYDPPRMFEDIQVSGPFAKWRHRHIVEPHPGGAILRDEIEYDPPFWFLGVIAAPFAVVPKLEKMFAYRHDVTKKWCEGEY
- a CDS encoding zinc dependent phospholipase C family protein; translated protein: MKHTVRRSRKFNISIAFGLCILLGNSGLAFAWKPTTHVYLAEVALADAIDDGMVTIERLDPATGKVVGVLGKYAVDAAVLDALKKNPDQYRAGVLGPDAYPDILTGQQVIHPPTNPDGSNRWLEYLWSNSDGSPAIKAFAVGYLTHAAGDMFGHTFINNFTGGAFTFKPPENAKKHILLESYVGKRVPDPTFGASIASVEDFVYQKLVDARPGTYLDKELLIKDGVGTDASIPRVYSTLRAELEADVVKLIADAEKCKPWDPKCSAVLNRAEAKYKKAWIKDIDAGLKAWVTTSDLAAKALFFNPEKKTDVDKAQAIFDDYVNRHLISMSGPPDEVGDLRRLSGKFGDVIAKAIPDELVEPIRKFKQNLYDVVIKRATGMTSEELKRYSTEPETYFDTEMTKGQGQLIDRNKFDKEMIFIQPSDKTIDYRSVGAAYNTAVMSKLC